In Pseudomonadota bacterium, a single genomic region encodes these proteins:
- a CDS encoding Rrf2 family transcriptional regulator: protein MNLTTKGRYAVMAMVDLAMNADGKPVSLSDISVRQDIALNYLEQIFMRLRRAGVVRSVRGPGGGYMPAMDIKEMNIALIVAAVDESIKMTRCSDNSEGGCSKTKAKCITHDLWEGLGKKINEYLISISLDDVCKRKVLSVSFPIEQKPENINA, encoded by the coding sequence ATGAATTTGACGACAAAAGGTAGATATGCGGTGATGGCTATGGTAGATCTTGCTATGAATGCGGATGGTAAGCCAGTGTCTCTGTCTGATATTTCGGTGCGTCAGGATATAGCACTTAATTATCTTGAGCAGATATTTATGCGTCTTAGGAGGGCGGGGGTCGTAAGGTCGGTAAGAGGACCGGGAGGAGGCTATATGCCTGCAATGGATATCAAAGAAATGAATATAGCTCTTATAGTTGCTGCTGTTGATGAGTCAATAAAAATGACTCGTTGTTCCGACAATTCCGAAGGAGGCTGCTCTAAAACCAAAGCAAAATGTATAACGCATGACCTTTGGGAAGGATTGGGTAAAAAAATAAATGAATATTTAATCTCCATTTCTTTAGATGATGTTTGCAAACGCAAAGTTTTGTCGGTAAGTTTTCCGATCGAGCAAAAACCGGAGAACATAAATGCATAA
- the iscU gene encoding Fe-S cluster assembly scaffold IscU, translating into MAYSEKVIDHYDNPRNVGSFDKSEEGVGTGLVGAPACGDVMKLQIKVKDGVIEDAKFKTFGCGSAIASSSLITEMVKGKKLDEAQRIKNTEIAGELSLPPVKIHCSVLAEDAIKAAIEDYKKNNI; encoded by the coding sequence ATGGCTTATAGTGAGAAAGTAATAGATCATTATGATAATCCGCGTAATGTCGGTTCGTTCGATAAGAGCGAGGAAGGAGTGGGTACGGGCTTAGTCGGTGCTCCTGCTTGTGGTGACGTAATGAAATTACAGATAAAAGTTAAAGACGGTGTAATAGAAGACGCTAAGTTTAAAACATTTGGCTGTGGCTCTGCTATTGCCTCATCTTCGCTTATTACCGAAATGGTAAAGGGCAAAAAACTAGATGAAGCACAGCGAATTAAAAATACCGAAATAGCAGGCGAGCTTTCATTGCCCCCGGTTAAGATACACTGTTCGGTTCTGGCTGAGGACGCTATTAAGGCGGCTATAGAGGATTATAAGAAGAATAATATTTAA
- the hscB gene encoding Fe-S protein assembly co-chaperone HscB, with protein MSVLSDSYAAAKTNSPILIMKCWKCENEVRKGGIFCPACKTVQPTSDVDHFTRLDVRRSFEVGEKILELAYYSKQRMLHPDIFIRKSEQEKKYSMGHAVDLNNAYETLKSPLKRAEYLLKLEGIIVNQDNSSSVKPSQEMLMESLQMREELENINSSDQIRKIMVNAIDERMATIDDIKKYFKSGTLDKAAQATIKMRYLEKFIEEIKKKSMKLAS; from the coding sequence GTGTCGGTGTTAAGTGATAGTTACGCCGCTGCTAAAACTAACTCGCCGATACTAATTATGAAATGCTGGAAATGTGAAAACGAAGTTAGAAAAGGTGGGATTTTTTGTCCTGCCTGTAAGACTGTTCAGCCTACGTCTGATGTAGACCACTTCACACGTCTTGATGTAAGGCGTTCTTTTGAGGTTGGGGAAAAAATACTGGAGCTGGCATATTATTCAAAACAACGCATGTTACACCCTGACATATTTATCAGGAAAAGCGAACAGGAAAAAAAATACTCAATGGGTCATGCCGTAGATTTAAATAATGCTTACGAAACGTTGAAGTCACCATTAAAGCGTGCCGAGTATTTGCTAAAACTCGAAGGTATTATTGTTAATCAGGATAATTCTAGCAGTGTTAAGCCTTCGCAGGAAATGCTGATGGAATCTTTACAAATGCGTGAAGAACTTGAAAATATCAATAGTTCCGATCAGATAAGGAAAATTATGGTAAATGCCATAGATGAAAGAATGGCAACGATTGATGATATAAAAAAATATTTTAAGTCAGGAACGCTTGATAAAGCTGCTCAGGCAACTATAAAGATGCGTTATCTTGAAAAGTTTATTGAAGAGATAAAGAAGAAAAGTATGAAGCTTGCGTCTTGA
- a CDS encoding iron-sulfur cluster assembly accessory protein, translating to MALPPPINITDNAAFRIKALLEKRGKPSAGIKVGVRSGGCSGLSYTIEYADEIEKFDEVVPYPDADREEFKVIIDPKAVMYLIGTNMDYVEEKMKSGFIFQNPNEKGRCGCGESFHV from the coding sequence ATGGCTTTACCACCACCTATCAACATTACCGATAATGCGGCATTCCGTATAAAGGCACTTCTTGAAAAAAGGGGTAAGCCTTCTGCGGGCATAAAGGTTGGCGTGCGTTCGGGCGGTTGTTCAGGGCTTTCTTATACGATAGAATATGCCGATGAGATAGAAAAGTTCGACGAGGTAGTGCCTTATCCTGACGCTGACCGTGAGGAATTTAAAGTTATCATAGACCCCAAAGCGGTTATGTATCTGATAGGTACTAACATGGACTATGTAGAGGAAAAAATGAAGTCCGGCTTTATATTTCAAAACCCTAACGAGAAAGGCAGATGCGGGTGTGGTGAAAGCTTCCACGTATAA
- the hscA gene encoding Fe-S protein assembly chaperone HscA: MTLLQIHEPGQTPNPHESNDDVAIGIDLGTTNSLVAISDGQKPQVIADDNGNKIHPSVVQYLATGKVATGHIDSEKDGQIISSIKRLMGRGAEDLKKTSNTLPFEVVQGEGMVRIRVGDKELTPVEISAEILKSLKNIAQNALGKDVSKAVITVPAYFDDSARAATKDAAKLAGLQVLRLINEPTAASLAYGLDKQAEGTYAIYDLGGGTFDITVLKMEKGVFQVLSTGGSTAIGGDDFDREIAEIFLWQYKAKKDKATELKPEELRKILKVARTAKEHLSDDSEGKFNIEIEGDKFEVQISKSEFERVATPYADATIELCKLALDDAGLTQKDIDGVVLVGGSTRVPLIREKIGEYFGKTPLADINPDEVVACGAALQAEGLTVGSDNLLLDVLPLSLGIETMGGIVEKIIHRNTPIPVAKAQEFTTYKDNQTGMPIHVVQGEREMVSQNRSLAKFELKGIPPMVAGAARVKVTFTVDADGLLTVSAKEEFTGEEQQVEVKPSYGLTDEEIKEMLYASMANAKVDMEQRLLAEAKVEAEGTIESVKAALEKDGEMLAIDEKEKIVNALKALTESIKGDNRDAVNDAKDALEKATEKFAGQRMDMYIGEALKGKEV; encoded by the coding sequence ATGACATTACTACAAATCCACGAACCGGGACAGACTCCAAATCCGCATGAAAGCAATGATGATGTTGCTATCGGTATAGATTTGGGTACTACCAATTCACTGGTAGCGATATCGGACGGTCAAAAACCACAGGTAATAGCAGATGATAACGGTAATAAGATACACCCGTCTGTGGTGCAGTATTTGGCAACCGGCAAAGTTGCTACAGGACACATTGATAGCGAAAAAGACGGACAGATAATAAGCTCAATAAAAAGATTGATGGGGCGTGGGGCGGAAGATTTAAAAAAAACCTCGAACACGCTGCCTTTTGAAGTGGTGCAAGGTGAGGGAATGGTGCGTATCCGTGTTGGTGATAAAGAGTTAACGCCTGTAGAGATATCGGCTGAAATTCTAAAAAGCCTTAAAAACATAGCTCAAAATGCACTTGGAAAAGATGTGAGCAAGGCTGTTATTACAGTGCCTGCATATTTTGATGATTCTGCCAGAGCTGCCACCAAAGATGCCGCTAAACTGGCGGGATTGCAGGTTTTACGTCTTATAAACGAACCTACTGCCGCATCACTTGCTTATGGGCTTGATAAGCAGGCGGAGGGTACTTACGCTATATATGACTTAGGCGGCGGAACGTTTGACATTACCGTTTTAAAAATGGAAAAAGGGGTTTTTCAGGTTCTATCAACAGGAGGTAGTACGGCTATAGGCGGTGATGATTTTGACAGGGAAATCGCCGAAATATTCCTATGGCAATATAAAGCAAAGAAAGATAAGGCTACGGAACTAAAACCTGAGGAATTAAGAAAAATATTGAAAGTCGCCAGAACTGCCAAAGAGCATTTGAGCGATGATAGTGAAGGTAAATTCAATATTGAAATTGAAGGCGATAAGTTTGAAGTGCAAATTTCTAAAAGTGAATTTGAACGTGTGGCAACGCCTTATGCCGATGCTACTATTGAGCTTTGTAAGCTGGCACTGGACGACGCAGGACTGACCCAAAAAGATATTGACGGTGTTGTATTGGTTGGCGGCTCTACAAGAGTGCCGCTTATCAGGGAAAAAATAGGGGAATATTTCGGTAAAACACCGCTTGCCGATATCAATCCCGATGAAGTGGTTGCATGTGGTGCGGCATTACAGGCAGAAGGGCTGACCGTAGGCTCGGATAATCTATTATTGGACGTGTTGCCGTTATCGCTTGGTATTGAAACTATGGGCGGAATAGTCGAGAAGATAATTCATAGGAATACGCCGATACCTGTTGCCAAAGCTCAGGAATTCACCACTTATAAGGATAATCAGACTGGAATGCCGATACATGTTGTGCAGGGTGAGCGTGAGATGGTAAGTCAGAACAGGTCACTTGCTAAATTCGAGCTAAAAGGCATTCCACCTATGGTGGCGGGTGCTGCAAGGGTGAAAGTTACTTTTACCGTAGATGCCGACGGTTTGTTGACGGTTAGTGCAAAAGAAGAGTTCACGGGTGAAGAACAGCAGGTTGAGGTTAAACCAAGCTACGGTCTTACCGATGAGGAAATAAAAGAAATGCTTTATGCCTCTATGGCAAATGCTAAAGTTGATATGGAGCAGCGGTTGCTTGCCGAGGCTAAAGTTGAGGCTGAAGGGACTATAGAATCGGTTAAAGCCGCACTTGAAAAAGACGGCGAGATGCTTGCAATTGATGAAAAAGAAAAGATAGTTAATGCTTTGAAAGCATTAACGGAGTCTATAAAGGGCGATAATCGTGACGCTGTAAATGATGCCAAAGATGCCCTTGAAAAAGCTACCGAGAAATTCGCCGGACAAAGAATGGATATGTATATAGGCGAGGCTTTGAAGGGGAAAGAGGTTTAG
- a CDS encoding IscS subfamily cysteine desulfurase: protein MTNINQNLKLPVYMDYQATTPMDPRVFEEMIPYFVEKFGNPHSRGHKYGWEAEAACEKAREQVADLIGANPKEIIFTSGATESNNMALKGIAKFYGAKKNHIITCTTEHKCVIDTCRHLEREGMEVTYLPVDNEGIIDLEKLKKAITDKTAIVSIMAVNNEIGVIQPIKEIGAICRERGVFFHTDAAQAFGKIPLNVEEMNIDLMSISGHKIYGPKGVGALFVRRRPRVRLVPLMNGGGQERGFRSGTLPVPMVVGLGKAAEIARLEMDEESKRIGKLYDRLYNSLVSNIKDVYLNGHAQKRIKTNLNLSFAYIEGESMIMAIKELAVSSGSACTSASLEPSYVLRAIGVGEDLAHTSIRFGIGRFTTEEEVDFAIEKVTGAIDRLRDMSPLWEMAQDGIDISKIEWAAH, encoded by the coding sequence ATGACTAATATAAATCAAAATCTGAAATTACCGGTCTATATGGACTATCAGGCTACTACGCCGATGGATCCTCGTGTTTTTGAGGAGATGATACCTTATTTTGTTGAAAAATTCGGTAACCCTCACTCACGTGGGCATAAATATGGCTGGGAAGCAGAAGCTGCCTGTGAAAAAGCGCGTGAACAGGTTGCGGATCTTATAGGTGCAAACCCTAAAGAGATTATATTCACATCGGGTGCTACCGAATCAAATAATATGGCATTAAAAGGCATCGCTAAATTTTACGGTGCTAAAAAGAACCATATAATTACATGCACTACAGAGCATAAATGCGTAATAGATACCTGCCGTCACCTAGAGCGTGAAGGAATGGAGGTTACATATCTACCGGTTGATAATGAAGGTATTATTGACCTTGAGAAGCTAAAAAAAGCTATAACCGACAAAACGGCGATTGTGTCTATTATGGCGGTTAATAATGAAATAGGTGTTATACAGCCTATAAAGGAAATAGGTGCTATATGCCGTGAGCGTGGCGTGTTCTTCCATACCGATGCCGCACAGGCATTCGGTAAGATTCCGCTTAATGTTGAGGAAATGAACATAGACCTTATGAGTATATCCGGACATAAAATATACGGTCCTAAAGGCGTGGGTGCATTATTTGTACGCCGTCGTCCGAGGGTTAGGCTTGTACCGTTAATGAACGGTGGCGGTCAGGAAAGGGGCTTCCGTTCGGGAACTTTGCCTGTGCCTATGGTTGTAGGGCTTGGTAAGGCTGCTGAAATAGCCCGTCTTGAAATGGACGAGGAGAGCAAGCGTATAGGTAAGCTTTATGACAGGTTATATAACTCTCTTGTATCGAATATAAAGGACGTGTACTTAAACGGTCATGCACAAAAGCGTATCAAGACCAACCTTAACTTGAGCTTTGCCTATATAGAAGGCGAGTCAATGATAATGGCTATAAAAGAGCTGGCTGTAAGTTCCGGTTCGGCATGTACTTCGGCAAGTCTGGAACCTTCATATGTTTTGAGGGCTATAGGTGTGGGTGAGGATTTGGCACATACTTCGATAAGGTTCGGTATAGGCAGATTCACAACTGAAGAAGAAGTTGATTTTGCTATTGAAAAGGTAACAGGTGCTATAGATAGATTGCGTGATATGAGTCCGCTTTGGGAAATGGCGCAAGATGGAATTGATATAAGCAAGATTGAGTGGGCTGCACATTAA
- a CDS encoding alpha/beta hydrolase, with amino-acid sequence MPEVIINGPEGRIEARYHQSKEKGAPVAIVLHPHPQHGGTMNNKVAYNIYHAFARNGFSVARFNFRGVGRSQGIYDEGIGELADAATVLDWLQLNNTNASTYWMGGFSFGSWVGMQLLMRRPEIEGFIAVSPPAGGYDFNFLSPCPAHGLIIQGDEDSIVNESDVSKLADKLAKQKNAGIDYRVILGADHFFRTKMDDLNSHLDDYLQNRLKTDARKPKKVKPDRRRRQQSPSGNNDTMPVL; translated from the coding sequence ATGCCGGAAGTAATCATCAACGGTCCTGAGGGACGCATAGAAGCCCGTTATCACCAGTCAAAAGAAAAGGGAGCACCGGTTGCTATCGTATTGCACCCACATCCGCAGCATGGTGGGACTATGAATAATAAGGTTGCTTACAATATATATCATGCGTTTGCCAGAAACGGTTTTTCCGTAGCACGCTTTAACTTCAGGGGAGTAGGTCGTTCACAAGGAATATATGATGAAGGCATAGGTGAATTAGCCGATGCTGCAACCGTTCTTGACTGGCTTCAGTTAAACAACACTAACGCTTCCACATATTGGATGGGAGGTTTTTCATTCGGTTCATGGGTCGGTATGCAACTATTAATGCGTCGCCCTGAAATTGAGGGTTTCATTGCCGTGTCGCCTCCTGCCGGTGGTTATGATTTTAATTTCCTTTCACCTTGCCCTGCTCATGGCTTGATAATTCAAGGTGATGAAGATAGCATAGTTAATGAATCGGACGTTTCCAAGCTTGCCGATAAGCTTGCAAAACAAAAGAATGCGGGCATTGATTACAGAGTTATATTGGGTGCAGACCATTTTTTCCGTACCAAAATGGACGACCTTAATTCACATCTTGATGATTATTTACAAAACCGTTTGAAGACGGACGCAAGAAAACCTAAGAAGGTGAAACCTGACCGCAGACGTCGTCAGCAGTCACCTAGCGGCAATAACGATACTATGCCGGTGCTGTAA
- a CDS encoding cysteine desulfurase family protein — protein sequence MHNIYLDNNSTTAMEAKVADAMIEVLGRPLNASSAHKMGRVARSIVENARRKVADFIGAGNDYNVIFTSSGTEANNLALKGFEGQNLFVSEIEHPSVLNVCKKSDRIVVPVKSDGTVNIENLEKLLTIHRGKSLVSVMLANNETGIIQPMKEVVEVSKKWGAVVHTDAVQCCGKIDVDIKKLGVDMLTISAHKLGGPHGVAALVVKKDIQLVPQTIGGGQEHNMRGGTENIASIHGFGKAVEIARADEGIKMLRDSLESEIKAAVPDCVIFGQESERLPNTSFIAMPDVSSETQLIHFDMHDIAVSAGSACSSGKVEPSHVLKAMGVNDKIAKCAIRVSLGKHNTAADINSFVRVWKELYNNISNKQEKVA from the coding sequence ATGCATAATATATATTTGGACAATAATTCCACAACTGCAATGGAGGCTAAAGTTGCCGATGCTATGATAGAGGTGCTTGGTCGCCCCCTTAACGCATCATCTGCACATAAGATGGGCAGGGTGGCAAGGTCTATAGTTGAAAATGCCAGACGCAAAGTGGCTGATTTTATAGGCGCGGGAAATGATTATAATGTAATTTTTACCTCATCGGGAACCGAGGCGAATAACCTTGCCTTAAAAGGGTTTGAAGGACAAAATCTTTTCGTATCCGAGATAGAGCATCCTTCGGTACTGAATGTTTGCAAGAAGTCTGACAGGATAGTTGTGCCTGTAAAGAGTGACGGCACTGTAAATATAGAGAATCTGGAAAAGCTACTTACCATACATAGGGGTAAGTCGCTTGTTTCGGTAATGCTTGCAAATAATGAGACCGGAATAATTCAGCCGATGAAAGAAGTGGTTGAGGTCTCTAAAAAATGGGGAGCGGTAGTGCATACCGATGCAGTGCAATGTTGTGGCAAGATAGATGTTGATATCAAGAAACTGGGGGTAGATATGCTTACTATATCCGCCCATAAATTAGGAGGACCTCACGGGGTTGCCGCACTGGTAGTGAAAAAAGATATCCAGCTTGTGCCTCAAACAATAGGAGGCGGTCAGGAGCATAATATGAGAGGCGGAACTGAAAATATCGCATCTATTCACGGGTTCGGTAAAGCCGTTGAAATAGCCCGAGCAGATGAAGGTATAAAGATGCTGCGTGACAGTCTTGAGTCTGAGATAAAAGCTGCCGTGCCAGATTGTGTGATATTCGGTCAGGAATCCGAGCGCCTGCCCAATACCAGCTTTATAGCAATGCCTGATGTTTCAAGTGAAACACAGTTAATACATTTTGATATGCATGATATAGCTGTAAGTGCGGGTTCTGCATGTTCTTCTGGCAAGGTTGAGCCTTCGCATGTGTTAAAGGCTATGGGCGTAAACGATAAAATAGCAAAATGTGCTATCAGGGTAAGCTTAGGCAAGCACAACACTGCCGCCGATATAAATAGTTTTGTAAGGGTCTGGAAAGAGCTTTACAATAACATAAGCAATAAACAGGAAAAGGTGGCTTAA
- a CDS encoding Bax inhibitor-1/YccA family protein produces the protein MSEFNTQSNMKTVGSTSSAAYDQGLRSYMLRIYNYMALALALTGVTAFAVASSEPLMNAIFGSGLKWLVMLAPLAFIMVFSFGMNKLSFGTLQALFWAFAAVMGISYSTIMLAYTPTSVARAFFITAATFGSMSLYGYTTKKDLSGWGSFLFMGLIGIIIASVVNIFMQSSALHFAVSVIAVLIFTALTAYDTQRLKHTYHQVAGHSEMMGKVAISGALSLYLNFINIFIHILQFVGERR, from the coding sequence ATGTCTGAGTTTAACACGCAGAGTAACATGAAGACGGTAGGCTCAACTTCTTCTGCGGCATATGATCAGGGATTAAGGTCATATATGCTGAGAATCTATAACTATATGGCACTTGCTCTTGCGTTAACAGGTGTAACCGCATTTGCGGTAGCCTCAAGTGAGCCTTTGATGAATGCTATATTCGGCAGCGGTCTTAAATGGCTGGTAATGCTTGCTCCGCTTGCTTTTATTATGGTATTCTCATTCGGCATGAACAAACTGTCATTCGGTACGCTACAAGCACTTTTCTGGGCATTTGCGGCAGTAATGGGAATTTCATATTCTACCATAATGCTGGCTTATACCCCGACAAGTGTAGCTAGGGCTTTCTTTATAACCGCCGCTACATTCGGTTCTATGAGTCTTTATGGTTATACTACCAAAAAAGACCTTTCAGGCTGGGGTTCATTCCTGTTCATGGGTCTGATAGGTATTATTATTGCGTCAGTGGTTAACATATTTATGCAAAGCTCGGCTTTACACTTTGCCGTATCGGTAATCGCCGTATTGATATTCACAGCTTTAACGGCATATGATACGCAAAGATTGAAGCATACGTACCATCAGGTAGCCGGACATAGCGAAATGATGGGCAAAGTTGCTATATCGGGTGCTTTATCATTGTACCTGAACTTTATCAACATATTTATCCACATACTTCAGTTTGTCGGAGAAAGAAGGTAA
- the pth gene encoding aminoacyl-tRNA hydrolase gives MHLLVGLGNPGKDYEKTRHNVGFMIIDRLVDSYSFSTPKAKFHGIISEGSIDGYKVLAIKPNTFMNRSGLCVGEIVKFYKIPLENIIVFHDEIDLVFSKLRVKTGGGHGGHNGLRDIDAKIGKDYKRVRIGVGHPGDKDKVSGYVLNNFSKEEQPFIERLIDGISSNISLLLKNDDSLFMTEISRDK, from the coding sequence ATGCATTTGCTTGTAGGTCTTGGAAATCCCGGTAAAGATTACGAGAAAACAAGGCATAATGTAGGCTTCATGATAATTGACAGGCTGGTTGACAGCTATTCTTTCTCTACGCCCAAAGCAAAATTTCACGGTATTATCAGCGAAGGCTCTATAGACGGGTACAAGGTATTAGCGATAAAACCTAATACTTTCATGAACAGGTCGGGATTGTGTGTCGGGGAGATAGTAAAATTCTACAAGATACCGTTAGAGAATATAATAGTATTCCATGATGAAATTGATCTGGTATTTAGCAAATTACGGGTTAAAACAGGCGGTGGACATGGCGGACATAACGGTCTGCGTGACATAGATGCTAAAATCGGCAAGGACTATAAACGTGTACGCATCGGTGTCGGACATCCGGGCGATAAAGACAAGGTATCGGGCTACGTACTCAATAATTTTTCCAAAGAAGAGCAGCCATTTATCGAAAGATTGATAGATGGTATTTCCTCTAATATTTCGCTATTACTTAAAAATGATGATAGCTTGTTTATGACCGAAATAAGCAGGGATAAATAA